Proteins co-encoded in one Papaver somniferum cultivar HN1 chromosome 5, ASM357369v1, whole genome shotgun sequence genomic window:
- the LOC113279460 gene encoding uncharacterized protein LOC113279460 has protein sequence MGGNICKHIQGVNVECRLCNGVVETIDHLFLHCQASQVTLFASPMSLRINNAHNTVEEYINLRMEAKDKYASLKMGACVFWAIWKAGNSVVFDKGSFIIQAVIQEAMYWYNLDTKPYATSTLPTESDILDSHNDQWIPPHINTIKINFDGAAGPKGFACSAVARDSTSSFQGCQTKTFQYNSAVEAETNGSLLALELARNRDFKDIILEGDSLIIINSLRYSSFQTHWKIRNTLSRLKDLVLHFNFVSYQYIKKEANSVAHLLAAHAVSTHSSNEWYSSPSSCITHLFERMSTSV, from the coding sequence ATGGGAGGAAACATTTGCAAGCACATCCAGGGAGTAAATGTTGAATGCAGGTTGTGCAATGGTGTTGTTGAGACTATTGATCACCTCTTCCTTCACTGCCAAGCTTCTCAGGTAACCTTATTTGCTTCTCCGATGAGTCTCAGAATCAACAATGCTCACAACACTGTGGAGGAATATATCAATCTGCGGATGGAAGCTAAAGATAAATATGCGTCTCTGAAGATGGGAGCTTGTGTTTTTTGGGCTATTTGGAAAGCCGGAAACTCGGTTGTGTTCGACAAAGGAAGCTTCATCATTCAAGCAGTGATTCAAGAGGCCATGTATTGGTACAACCTTGACACTAAGCCTTATGCTACTTCAACTTTACCTACAGAATCTGATATTCTTGATTCTCATAACGATCAGTGGATTCCTCCTCACATCAACACTATAAAAATAAACTTTGATGGAGCGGCTGGTCCAAAGGGGTTCGCTTGTAGTGCAGTAGCCAGAGACAGTacttcttccttccaaggttGTCAAACTAAGACCTTTCAATATAACTCTGCGGTGGAGGCTGAAACAAATGGATCCCTTCTTGCTCTCGAATTGGCCAGAAACAGAGACTTCAAGGATATCATTTTGGAAGGTGACTCTTTAATCATTATCAATTCCCTCAGATATTCGAGTTTTCAGACTCACTGGAAAATCAGGAACACCCTCAGCAGATTGAAAGACTTAGTACTTCATTTCAACTTTGTGTCTTACCAGTATATTAAAAAGGAGGCCAATTCAGTGGCTCACCTTCTTGCAGCTCACGCTGTGTCTACCCATTCTTCAAATGAATGgtattcttccccttcttcttgTATTACTCATCTCTTTGAGAGAATGAGTACTTCTgtctag
- the LOC113277713 gene encoding GDSL esterase/lipase At5g62930-like isoform X1: MRSHVVLFGDSITEQSFKPNGWGSALANTYTRKVDVVVRGYGGYNSRWALFLLQTLLVGYTNPPEAVTIFFGANDAALLGRTSERQHVPVEEYKENLRKIVRHFKELYPAMLVVIITPPPIDEEGRNEYARSLYGDKARELSERTNKVTGVYAKQCIELAKELGVYSINLWSKMQETEGWQKKFLSSQVFFYSDGLHLTAEGNAIVHEEVVRVFSGGGLDATQLASDYPHHSEIDPKNLEKSFQERSCKADL, encoded by the exons ATGAGATCTCATGTTGTTCTATttggagattcaatcactgaacaATCTTTTAAGCCTAATGGATGGGGTTCAGCTCTTGCCAACACCTACACTAGAAAG GTTGATGTAGTAGTTCGTGGGTATGGTGGATATAATAGTAGGTGGGCGTTGTTCTTGTTGCAGACCCTTTTAGTG GGTTACACGAACCCTCCTGAAGCTGTCACAATTTTCTTTGGTGCTAATGATGCAGCTCTTTTAGGAAGAACCAGTGAACGACAACATGTGCCAGTGGAAGAGTACAAAGAGAACCTTAGAAAAATTGTTCGTCATTTCAAG GAACTTTATCCTGCaatgttggtggtgataatcacTCCACCACCTATTGATGAGGAAGGGCGAAACGAGTATGCACG GTCTTTATACGGTGATAAAGCAAGGGAATTGTCCGAAAGGACAAACAAAGTGACTGGAGTTTATGCAAAACAGTGCATTGAATTAGCTAAGGAATTGGGTGTTTACTCTATCAATCTATGGTCCAAGATGCAGGAAACCGAAGGATGGCAAAAGAAATTTCTAAG TTCTCAAGTTTTCTTTTACAGTGATGGATTGCACTTGACAGCAGAAGGTAATGCAATAGTCCATGAAGAAGTGGTGAGAGTTTTCAGTGGAGGAGGGTTAGATGCTACACAATTGGCAAGTGATTACCCTCATCACTCTGAAATTGATCCGAAGAACCTTGAGAAATCTTTCCAAGAGAGATCTTGCAAAGCAGATCTATAA
- the LOC113279461 gene encoding uncharacterized protein LOC113279461: MEEAGGDITTTIVKLLVAQNKKRIRMVVVEWGSQSLIVVRSCLIIENEKKNGEMLVVLFPLELEMVTVSNMFRLLKFGCSCGTAVSSCIKIVGWLRWLVFRGLVEVAYNKDECWIAELLINHFEEKFKFQEVRFNQNFFQDIPQLVSADENAYLDAVPSDEEVKRAVFELEPDSSPGPDGFAGWFYRYAWEIVGNDLTKAIQHCWRCGIIPQGFNANFLLLRPKVKNAKKASQFRPIGLMNFSFKVLTKIITTRFGSLIQIIVSPQQGAFIKGRNIQEQIVLASELVNELDVKIRGGNLGIKLDISQAYDSLIWEFLFQVMRKFGFSKKGVNWLHTLLQSARISVLLNGGPVGYFQVGRGVIQGDHLSPLLFVIDEDLLSRAISRMVQSGQLQPILSRNGIHPSHIFFAYGIFLFCNGDKRNVKKLATLLKEYQEASSQIFNLAKSKCFIGGTSTLRKHQIASECRMPLANFPDKYLGVYLTPGRIKTQHIWNCVEQIQASLYGWMGKLLSFQERLILIKHVLSSIPIYSMSVYKWPQRALKDCEQMIRNFLWNGDPSKRKNVVLKWDKVCSPFEEGGLGLRRLEIMNKALIMKLWWKIQNNKEDWAKFFQEKFITKKGDWIGYYKKSSILPGLKWISEDVQKFTRLIVGTGSKISVWNDTWIKDKPLCELYPDNAYLNEFPDMKVENLIVDNEWVMPSELLDMVSINELPVLNLEEDKRIWSGTITGDFTVSSAVECIRTKYSKVSWVHQKDEETLEHILWKCNYSELIWKWLGGMFNFKNPKSFDEVFSSAKHKSPAVGEIWRYAAFITLKELWFQRNRSVYEDEVFNEQNIKSRILKLTAEREIRMKQLMCNTAYDLQMLKQFGMKCRRVKTCVVKEISFKFPQKNQLLLCCDGSSRGNPGNSGYGIMARNNKGEVVVAIEGGLGIPTNFFAEIMAILCAGEWAIHNGFKILLFSTDSKVVIADFENLRVPWFAIARWKQICNIATKCEFLHNYREVNFSANDLANRGATMQRGDRHIYTSKPPFLVNLENEKQKYFRTV, encoded by the exons ATGGAAGAAGCTGGTGGTGATATTACAACTACAATT GTGAAGTTGTTAGTGGCTCAGAACAAGAAGAGGATAAGGATGGTTGTTGTTGAGTGGGGAAGTCAGAGTTTGATTGTGGTTAGGTCATGTTTGATTAtagagaatgagaagaagaacGGTGAGATGTTGGTGGTTTTGTTTCCG CTAGAATTGGAGATGGTGACAGTTAGTAatatgtttaggttgttgaaGTTTGGATGTAGCTGTGGCACTGCAGTTAGTAGTTGTATCAAGATTGTAGGTTGGCTCAGGTGGTTGGTATTTAGGGGATTAGTAGAGGTTGCTTATAACAAAGATGAATGTTGG ATTGCAGAACTGCTTATCaaccattttgaagagaaatttAAATTTCAAGAGGTAAGATTTAATCAAAACTTCTTTCAAGATATTCCTCAACTGGTAAGTGCAGATGAAAATGCTTATTTAGATGCAGTTCCTTCTGATGAAGAGGTGAAAAGAGCAGTATTTGAACTTGAACCTGATAGCTCCCCAGGACCAGATGGATTTGCAGGATGGTTTTACAGATATGCTTGGGAAATAGTTGGCAATGACCTCACAAAAGCTATTCAACATTGCTGGAGATGTGGAATTATACCTCAAGGTTTTAATGCTAACTTTTTATTACTTCGTCCAAAAGTAAAAAATGCAAAAAAAGCTAGTCAGTTTAGACCTATTGGTCTAATGAACTTCAGCTTTAAAGTGCTTACAAAGATTATAACTACAAGATTTGGAAGTTTAATTCAAATAATTGTATCTCCTCAACAAGGTGCTTTCATAAAAGGGAGAAACATTCAAGAGCAAATAGTTCTAGCCTCTGAACTAGTGAATGAGCTGGATGTTAAAATAAGAGGTGGTAATTTGGGCATAAAATTGGACATCTCTCAAGCTTATGACTCACTCATCTGGGAGTTTCTGTTTCAAGTGATGAGGAAATTTGGATTCTCTAAAAAAGGTGTTAATTGGCTTCATACTTTACTGCAATCTGCAAGAATATCAGTACTTCTTAATGGAGGGCCTGTGGGATATTTTCAAGTTGGAAGGGGTGTCATACAAGGTGACCACTTGTCTCCTCTTCTTTTTGTTATAGATGAAGATCTTCTGAGCAGAGCAATATCAAGAATGGTCCAATCAGGTCAGTTACAACCAATACTCTCCAGAAATGGCATCCATCCATCTCATATCTTCTTTGCATATGGCATTTTCTTGTTCTGCAATGGAGATAAAAGAAATGTTAAAAAGCTAGCAACTTTACTCAAGGAATATCAAGAAGCCTCAAGTCAAATTTTTAATTTGGCAAAAAGCAAATGCTTCATAGGTGGAACAAGTACATTAAGAAAACATCAAATTGCTTCTGAATGCAGAATGCCACTTGCTAATTTCCCAGACAAGTACTTAGGTGTTTATCTAACTCCAGGTAGAATCAAAACTCAACATATTTGGAATTGTGTAGAACAAATCCAAGCAAGCTTATATGGATGGATGGGTAAGCTCTTATCTTTCCAAGAAAGACTGATTTTAATCAAGCATGTTCTCAGTAGCATTCCAATATATAGTATGTCAGTTTATAAATGGCCTCAAAGAGCTCTAAAGGATTGTGAGCAAATgataagaaattttctttggaaTGGAGATCCTTCAAAAAGAAAGAATGTTGTGCTTAAATGGGACAAAGTTTGTTCTCCATTTGAAGAAGGAGGTCTTGGATTGAGAAGACTAGAGATTATGAATAAGGCATTAATTATGAAACTTTGGTGGAAAatacaaaacaacaaggaagattGGGCTAAATTTTTTCAAGAAAAATTCATTACAAAAAAAGGGGACTGGATTGGATATTAtaagaaatcttctattcttcctggctTGAAATGGATCTCTGAAGATGTGCAAAAATTCACAAGATTGATAGTTGGCACTGGATCAAAAATATCAGTTTggaatgacacttggataaaggaTAAACCTTTGTGTGAATTATATCCTGATAATGCATATCTTAATGAATTCCCTGACATGAAAGTTGAAAACCTAATAGTTGATAATGAATGGGTTATGCCTTCTGAACTTCTTGATATGGTTTCAATCAATGAGCTACCTGTACTCAATTTGGAGGAAGACAAAAGAATCTGGAGTGGCACAATTACTGGGGATTTCACTGTTTCTTCTGCAGTTGAGTGTATCAGAACAAAGTATTCAAAAGTGAGCTGGGTACATCAG AAAGATGAGGAAACTCTAGAACACATTCTATGGAAATGCAACTATAGTGAGCTAATTTGGAAGTGGTTAGGAGGGATGTTTAACTTCAAGAACCCTAAGTCCTTTGATGAAGTCTTTAGTTCTGCAAAACATAAAAGTCCTGCAGTTGGTGAAATATGGAGATATGCCGCTTTCATTACTCTCAAAGAACTGTGGTTTCAAAGAAATAGAAGTGTTTATGAGGATGAAGTCTTCAATGAACAAAATATTAAATCAAGAATCTTGAAACTTACTGCTGAAAGAGAAATTAGAATGAAACAGCTCATGTGCAATACTGCATATGATCTGCAAATGCTAAAACAGTTTGGTATGAAATGCAGAAGGGTCAAGACTTGTGTTGTTAAAGAGATTTCCTTCAAATTTCCTCAGAAGAATCAACTTCTCTTGTGTTGTGATGGGTCTTCAAGGGGGAACCCTGGGAATTCAGGTTATGGGATTATGGCTAGAAATAATAAAGGAGAAGTGGTGGTAGCTATAGAAGGAGGTCTGGGGATTCCTACTAATTTCTTTGCAGAAATTATGGCAATTCTTTGTGCAGGAGAATGGGCTATTCATAATGGTTTCAAAATCCTCCTTTTCAGTACAGACTCAAAAGTAGTAATTGCTGATTTTGAAAATTTAAGAGTTCCTTGGTTTGCAATTGCTAGATGGAAGCAAATCTGCAACATTGCTACCAAATGTGAGTTTCTTCATAATTACAGAGAAGTGAACTTCTCTGCAAATGATCTAGCTAACAGAGGAGCAACTATGCAGAGAGGAGATCGACACATATACACAAGCAAACCTCCCTTCCTTGTAAATCTTGAAAATGAAAAGCAGAAGTACTTTAGGACAGTTTAG
- the LOC113277713 gene encoding GDSL esterase/lipase At5g62930-like isoform X2 — MRSHVVLFGDSITEQSFKPNGWGSALANTYTRKVDVVVRGYGGYNSRWALFLLQTLLVGYTNPPEAVTIFFGANDAALLGRTSERQHVPVEEYKENLRKIVRHFKELYPAMLVVIITPPPIDEEGRNEYARSLYGDKARELSERTNKVTGVYAKQCIELAKELGVYSINLWSKMQETEGWQKKFLSDGLHLTAEGNAIVHEEVVRVFSGGGLDATQLASDYPHHSEIDPKNLEKSFQERSCKADL, encoded by the exons ATGAGATCTCATGTTGTTCTATttggagattcaatcactgaacaATCTTTTAAGCCTAATGGATGGGGTTCAGCTCTTGCCAACACCTACACTAGAAAG GTTGATGTAGTAGTTCGTGGGTATGGTGGATATAATAGTAGGTGGGCGTTGTTCTTGTTGCAGACCCTTTTAGTG GGTTACACGAACCCTCCTGAAGCTGTCACAATTTTCTTTGGTGCTAATGATGCAGCTCTTTTAGGAAGAACCAGTGAACGACAACATGTGCCAGTGGAAGAGTACAAAGAGAACCTTAGAAAAATTGTTCGTCATTTCAAG GAACTTTATCCTGCaatgttggtggtgataatcacTCCACCACCTATTGATGAGGAAGGGCGAAACGAGTATGCACG GTCTTTATACGGTGATAAAGCAAGGGAATTGTCCGAAAGGACAAACAAAGTGACTGGAGTTTATGCAAAACAGTGCATTGAATTAGCTAAGGAATTGGGTGTTTACTCTATCAATCTATGGTCCAAGATGCAGGAAACCGAAGGATGGCAAAAGAAATTTCTAAG TGATGGATTGCACTTGACAGCAGAAGGTAATGCAATAGTCCATGAAGAAGTGGTGAGAGTTTTCAGTGGAGGAGGGTTAGATGCTACACAATTGGCAAGTGATTACCCTCATCACTCTGAAATTGATCCGAAGAACCTTGAGAAATCTTTCCAAGAGAGATCTTGCAAAGCAGATCTATAA